One stretch of Meiothermus cerbereus DSM 11376 DNA includes these proteins:
- a CDS encoding EAL domain-containing protein — MAKPDRRPAACPTPDPLDLSQGIMVVRTDLEGRFVYANRAYLGYMGLQTLPIGTSALQHIAPKDLPAVVETVKKVLEHPGQTGWVEFSKPFNKPWNLGRWEFMALVDQQGKPVGIQCIGYEVGDSYRQARFQEASLELLASGLKETLSPEQVLKQALEAALKVVPVAQAGSATLLYPEGHFRFVAAHGYDLAALQKVHLFPQEPLSLSQHIQARIFTHADIIRFNERLDPERRAVLEGPGHASAIQAMLATPVVVKGTARAYLYLDHFDRPDAFDEVDLHHLEGLAHHVAGLLYGSELRSEVHFRRYHDPQTGLTNLQSLTETLSKRLPAPRALVALHCHSLERIRRLEGEEVWAAVVQAVANAMLAELRPADHLAYEKNTFWLLLEGVDNPSGIQAVLSRLYQSINSKLAPRWRQLNFNPRVGVAFAQPGIATLKLPQAAEIALKQAQQPGQVRFYESSLEQNVLEDDWLHQALGQALRPLKSGEAPLGFRLHFQPIRALASGQLQHLEALLRWQHPERGLISPAKFLPIIEEEGWMGELGDWIIGEAVACSARWGVPIAVNLAASQLEPWLPQQISAHLQRHGLAPQALILEVTEQVALDETSLSVLRQLALQGHPLHLDDFGTGFSSLERITALPLAAIKLGQGFIKNLGSDPSAQTSEARLLRAVQALGSGLGLKVIVEGIESEAQLQFLLAEGFSLGQGYLLGRPTAIESYAQLQALQQGGP; from the coding sequence ATGGCTAAGCCAGACCGCCGCCCTGCCGCCTGCCCCACCCCCGATCCACTGGACTTATCCCAGGGGATTATGGTGGTGCGTACCGACCTCGAGGGGCGTTTTGTTTATGCAAACCGGGCCTACCTGGGATATATGGGGCTGCAAACCCTGCCTATAGGAACAAGCGCTTTGCAACACATCGCCCCTAAAGACTTACCGGCTGTAGTGGAGACCGTAAAAAAGGTACTCGAGCATCCCGGTCAAACCGGTTGGGTAGAGTTCAGCAAGCCATTTAATAAACCCTGGAACCTGGGCCGCTGGGAGTTTATGGCCCTGGTAGACCAACAGGGCAAGCCTGTGGGCATTCAGTGTATAGGCTACGAGGTTGGCGACAGCTACCGCCAGGCCCGCTTCCAGGAGGCCTCGCTGGAGCTTCTGGCCTCGGGATTGAAGGAAACGCTGTCGCCCGAGCAGGTTCTAAAGCAGGCACTGGAAGCAGCGTTGAAGGTAGTCCCGGTAGCCCAGGCGGGCAGCGCAACCCTCCTCTATCCAGAAGGCCATTTTCGCTTTGTGGCGGCCCACGGCTACGATCTGGCAGCACTGCAGAAGGTTCATCTGTTCCCCCAGGAGCCGCTTTCGCTAAGCCAGCATATTCAAGCCAGGATATTTACCCATGCCGATATCATCCGATTTAACGAACGCCTCGACCCCGAGCGGCGGGCCGTTTTGGAGGGGCCGGGGCATGCCAGCGCCATCCAGGCTATGCTGGCAACCCCGGTAGTGGTCAAGGGTACGGCTCGAGCCTACCTGTACCTCGACCACTTCGACCGTCCCGACGCCTTCGACGAGGTTGACCTACACCACCTGGAGGGGCTAGCCCACCATGTGGCCGGGCTGCTTTACGGAAGTGAGCTGCGCAGCGAGGTTCACTTTAGACGCTACCATGACCCTCAAACCGGGTTGACCAATCTGCAAAGCCTTACGGAAACGCTGTCCAAGCGGTTGCCGGCCCCCCGGGCCTTAGTGGCCCTGCACTGCCACTCGCTCGAGCGCATTCGGCGGCTGGAAGGCGAGGAGGTCTGGGCGGCAGTGGTGCAAGCCGTAGCCAATGCAATGCTGGCCGAGCTACGCCCAGCCGACCATCTGGCTTACGAAAAGAACACCTTCTGGTTGCTTCTGGAAGGGGTAGACAACCCATCAGGCATTCAGGCGGTGCTCTCGCGGCTATACCAAAGCATAAACAGCAAACTGGCCCCGCGCTGGCGTCAGCTCAACTTTAACCCACGGGTGGGGGTGGCTTTCGCCCAGCCCGGTATCGCCACGCTCAAGCTGCCCCAGGCCGCCGAAATAGCCCTTAAGCAAGCCCAGCAGCCTGGTCAGGTGCGCTTTTATGAATCCTCGCTGGAGCAAAACGTGCTCGAGGACGACTGGCTCCACCAGGCCCTGGGGCAGGCCCTGCGGCCGCTCAAGTCTGGCGAAGCGCCCCTGGGCTTCCGTCTCCACTTCCAGCCCATCCGGGCCCTTGCCAGCGGGCAACTGCAGCACCTCGAGGCCCTGCTGCGCTGGCAGCACCCCGAACGGGGCCTGATTTCTCCGGCCAAGTTTTTGCCCATCATCGAAGAAGAAGGCTGGATGGGAGAGCTGGGCGACTGGATTATAGGGGAGGCTGTGGCATGTTCTGCGAGATGGGGGGTGCCGATTGCGGTCAACCTGGCCGCAAGCCAGCTCGAGCCCTGGCTTCCCCAGCAGATCAGCGCACATCTACAGCGCCACGGCCTGGCCCCACAAGCACTGATCCTCGAGGTGACCGAACAGGTGGCCCTGGACGAGACCAGCCTGTCGGTGCTGCGGCAACTGGCCCTGCAGGGGCATCCCCTGCATCTCGACGATTTTGGCACCGGGTTTTCCTCCCTGGAGCGAATTACCGCCCTGCCCCTGGCGGCCATCAAGCTGGGCCAGGGGTTCATCAAAAACCTGGGTTCCGACCCCAGTGCCCAAACCTCTGAGGCCCGCCTGTTGCGGGCAGTACAGGCCCTGGGCAGCGGCCTGGGGCTCAAGGTAATCGTGGAGGGCATCGAGAGCGAAGCCCAGCTTCAGTTTCTATTGGCCGAGGGGTTTTCGCTGGGTCAGGGCTACCTGCTCGGAAGACCCACTGCAATTGAGTCCTACGCGCAACTGCAGGCCTTACAGCAAGGAGGCCCATGA
- a CDS encoding helix-turn-helix transcriptional regulator, whose product MALGMGETKLRILETLRSRSSCAGSLAESLGISKVAVHRHLEDLEREGLVRARLEKNEGRGRPKQVYQAVDEQAPYARMCADVLTHLKELFGEGLVLEVLNRRNNKLLEELAPHLEGLSLEQKLYRLAEFLTEQGYQASFFYENGRWYLEQGRCPKLALSLEHSEFCQTELELYQKLLGVPVTREKRISAGGDCCRYRIEAESPSDQQNTW is encoded by the coding sequence ATGGCTTTGGGAATGGGCGAGACCAAACTGCGAATCCTGGAGACCCTGCGCTCGAGGTCGAGCTGTGCCGGCTCGCTGGCCGAGTCGCTGGGCATCTCCAAGGTTGCGGTGCACCGCCATTTAGAGGACCTCGAGCGCGAAGGTTTGGTGCGGGCCCGCCTGGAAAAAAACGAAGGCCGAGGCCGCCCCAAGCAGGTCTATCAGGCCGTAGACGAGCAAGCCCCCTATGCCCGCATGTGCGCCGATGTGCTCACCCACCTCAAAGAGCTTTTTGGTGAAGGGCTGGTGCTGGAGGTATTGAACCGGCGTAACAACAAGCTGCTCGAGGAACTCGCCCCACACCTAGAAGGTCTGAGCCTGGAACAAAAACTTTACCGCCTGGCCGAGTTTCTCACCGAACAGGGCTATCAGGCCAGTTTTTTCTACGAAAATGGACGCTGGTACCTGGAGCAGGGGCGCTGCCCCAAGCTGGCCCTTTCGCTCGAGCACAGTGAGTTTTGTCAGACCGAGCTCGAGCTGTACCAGAAGCTGCTGGGCGTGCCCGTAACCCGCGAAAAGCGCATTTCTGCCGGAGGCGACTGCTGCCGCTATCGCATCGAAGCCGAAAGTCCGTCTGACCAACAAAACACCTGGTAA
- a CDS encoding diguanylate cyclase, protein MSRVFSRSAANLLYGAVVLCVLVFVLLPDSLESHQTYRLPFLMVFTATTASIYGMGWGFLAAGASALLLAQWMGLQALDGVLLLLSVVLASSIGSSLRTAHRHAKALARSHQLIAETLEIFPKIDKRQALLESLPERLVSFASGGHVGIWLPQAHSFRLLACVPDIGLQEISAQGVVGRAFREGKPQYVPDVRKDSSFIATPGLTSVAELALPLFERGEVVAVLNLERARPFLSEEVDGLIRFAETVSLQLDRLADLEIRRLLSDLSIQMQKVRSLQEAAELALLLLLHGLSLEAGVVWEARGARMRALAHQGVNEPSLLEVLHNGLPYGYGLAWEVYATGKPYFTQRYAEETRGVKPLQDLGWQTFVAHPIPTAGSKRSRFVLVVGSPQERAWRRAEKELLLLFCRNLGIGFERLIERLHHEGVNRLTQELLEEPSENLYHLVLVEAIEQVPGSEAGSLLVLEDGKYRYKAAVGYDLVGLQAAPSSPADMLDWYGLGEERSRQGEPRILSAEETEIYKVSYQTAPPEIMDTAGRAREIKANLCLPIAYRGEVLAYLNLDNLHDPQAFAEDSLHAAQFFAAPLATLLHDVRIHRLLEEAALTDSLTGLPNRRAFDKVLSEELERAVRYGYPLSLAIMDLKGFKAVNDKLGHATGDLALIRVAQLLEEERRGGDHLFRWGGDEFAAIFPHTDKGEALVVAKRYAQIIESISFGQQRLGVSIGLAAYPEDGSNPDKLLVAADNRMYEAKALGIPLKT, encoded by the coding sequence ATGAGCCGCGTATTTAGTCGCTCAGCTGCTAACCTACTCTATGGTGCAGTGGTGCTCTGTGTGCTGGTGTTTGTGTTGTTGCCAGATTCCCTCGAGTCCCATCAGACGTACAGGCTGCCCTTTCTGATGGTTTTTACGGCCACCACCGCCAGCATCTATGGTATGGGCTGGGGGTTTTTGGCCGCTGGGGCGTCGGCCTTGCTGCTGGCCCAGTGGATGGGGCTTCAGGCATTGGACGGGGTGTTGCTGCTATTGTCGGTGGTTCTTGCCAGTAGCATCGGGAGCAGCCTTCGCACGGCCCACCGCCACGCTAAAGCGCTGGCCCGCAGCCACCAGTTAATTGCAGAGACCTTGGAGATTTTTCCCAAGATCGACAAACGTCAGGCCTTGTTGGAAAGCCTCCCAGAGCGTCTGGTCAGCTTTGCCTCAGGCGGCCACGTGGGCATCTGGCTACCCCAAGCGCACAGTTTCCGCCTTCTCGCCTGTGTCCCTGATATTGGCCTACAGGAAATTTCAGCCCAGGGTGTGGTGGGCCGGGCATTTCGTGAGGGCAAACCCCAGTATGTGCCCGATGTACGAAAAGACTCGAGTTTTATCGCAACACCTGGCCTTACCAGTGTAGCCGAACTGGCCCTTCCCCTATTTGAACGGGGGGAAGTGGTGGCAGTGCTCAATCTGGAAAGGGCCAGGCCCTTTCTGTCCGAAGAAGTGGATGGACTAATTCGCTTTGCCGAAACGGTCAGCCTGCAACTAGACCGACTGGCCGACCTCGAGATCCGCCGCCTGCTCTCCGACCTTTCCATCCAGATGCAAAAGGTACGATCTCTGCAGGAAGCTGCCGAGCTGGCACTTTTGCTCCTCTTGCACGGTCTATCCCTCGAGGCCGGGGTGGTTTGGGAGGCTCGAGGCGCAAGGATGCGGGCCTTGGCCCACCAGGGGGTAAACGAACCCAGCCTGCTGGAGGTGTTGCACAACGGGCTGCCCTATGGGTATGGCCTGGCCTGGGAGGTTTATGCCACAGGAAAACCGTACTTTACCCAGCGCTATGCGGAAGAGACACGCGGTGTAAAACCCCTACAGGATTTGGGCTGGCAAACCTTCGTGGCACACCCCATCCCCACCGCCGGCAGCAAGAGAAGCCGCTTTGTGCTGGTGGTAGGCTCCCCCCAGGAAAGAGCCTGGAGAAGAGCAGAAAAGGAACTCCTGCTGCTGTTTTGCCGCAACCTGGGCATTGGCTTTGAGCGGCTGATCGAGCGGCTCCATCACGAGGGGGTAAATCGCCTGACGCAAGAACTGCTGGAAGAGCCCTCGGAGAATCTTTACCATTTGGTGCTGGTGGAGGCCATCGAGCAGGTGCCCGGAAGCGAAGCGGGAAGCCTCCTGGTGCTCGAGGATGGAAAATACCGCTACAAGGCCGCTGTAGGATACGACCTTGTGGGGTTACAGGCCGCACCCAGCAGCCCGGCGGATATGCTCGATTGGTATGGCCTGGGAGAAGAACGCTCCCGCCAGGGGGAACCCCGCATCCTGAGTGCAGAGGAGACCGAAATCTACAAGGTCAGCTACCAGACTGCGCCACCAGAAATCATGGACACTGCCGGCAGGGCGCGCGAGATTAAGGCCAACCTTTGCTTGCCCATCGCTTACCGGGGCGAGGTGCTGGCCTACCTCAACCTGGACAACCTGCACGATCCGCAGGCCTTCGCAGAGGATAGCCTGCACGCAGCCCAATTTTTCGCAGCGCCACTGGCCACCCTGCTGCACGATGTCAGAATTCATCGTCTGCTGGAGGAAGCAGCCCTTACCGACTCCCTGACCGGGCTGCCCAACCGTCGGGCCTTCGACAAGGTGCTCTCTGAGGAGCTCGAGCGGGCCGTTCGGTATGGTTATCCGCTTTCGCTGGCGATCATGGACTTAAAGGGCTTCAAAGCCGTAAACGACAAACTGGGCCACGCCACCGGCGACCTCGCGCTCATCCGGGTGGCCCAGTTGCTGGAAGAAGAACGTCGTGGCGGAGACCATCTTTTCCGCTGGGGCGGCGACGAGTTCGCAGCCATCTTCCCACATACCGACAAGGGCGAAGCCTTGGTTGTGGCCAAACGCTACGCACAGATAATCGAATCGATCAGCTTTGGCCAGCAACGCCTCGGCGTAAGTATAGGGCTAGCGGCTTATCCCGAAGATGGCTCTAATCCAGATAAACTACTTGTCGCTGCAGACAACCGCATGTATGAGGCCAAGGCTTTGGGCATCCCCTTGAAAACTTGA
- a CDS encoding HD domain-containing protein translates to MGRNFELSHGGRKRLIGRWKALLSSLGIDPNSHFHMLEDLFTRHSEPQRHYHNLLHLSTLFSLLPAKPHLEFAIWFHDAIYDPTRTDNEAKSAHLAEQSLKRLGIDPELIQAVVDIILATQSHQSNDPDTALFLDADLSILGADRKTYKAYAQAIRDEYAWVPEALFRERRAQVLQKFLSRQRIYQTPAFAMLEQPARENLRHELQTLLEPGHNRRK, encoded by the coding sequence ATGGGACGCAATTTCGAACTTTCACACGGGGGCCGCAAGCGGCTCATTGGCCGCTGGAAGGCCTTGCTTAGCTCGCTTGGGATAGACCCCAATTCGCACTTTCACATGCTGGAAGACCTATTCACTCGCCACAGCGAGCCCCAGCGGCACTACCACAATCTGCTCCACCTCAGCACCCTGTTCTCGCTGTTACCGGCAAAGCCCCACCTCGAGTTCGCCATTTGGTTCCACGATGCCATCTACGACCCCACCCGCACCGACAACGAAGCCAAAAGCGCACACCTGGCCGAACAGAGCCTAAAACGCCTAGGGATAGACCCAGAGCTTATCCAAGCTGTAGTAGATATCATCTTGGCCACGCAAAGCCATCAGTCGAACGACCCCGATACGGCTTTGTTTCTGGACGCCGACCTCTCCATTCTGGGCGCCGACCGCAAAACCTACAAAGCCTATGCCCAGGCCATCCGGGACGAGTACGCCTGGGTTCCAGAGGCGCTGTTCCGGGAACGACGCGCCCAGGTGCTACAAAAGTTTCTGTCGCGCCAGCGCATCTACCAGACCCCTGCTTTTGCCATGCTGGAGCAACCCGCCCGCGAGAACCTGCGGCATGAGCTGCAAACTTTGCTGGAGCCTGGCCATAACCGGCGCAAATGA
- a CDS encoding Mrp/NBP35 family ATP-binding protein, producing the protein MSTLSEALVLEALKTVNDPELHKDLVSLGMVEQIAVEGSKATVKINLTTPACPLKEKIAGDVRAALGKIGASEVEVHFGAQVRGPQNLPLPGIKHIVAIGSGKGGVGKSTVAANLAIALAQEGARVGLLDADIYGPSQAQMFGTQGEKLRVDEQKRMVPLKRYGIKLISIANIVPPGQAMVWRGPILHGTIKQFLQEVAWGELDYLIVDLPPGTGDVQLSLSQLTQLSGGVIVTTPQDVARIDAERALDMFKRVQVSILGVIENMSFFEQNGQKTYIFGQGGGRKMAEQYKTAFLGEIPIALSVREGGDSGVPVVIGAPDSPEALAFRQAARNLAGQLSVQSHLLLPMA; encoded by the coding sequence ATGAGTACGCTCAGCGAAGCCCTGGTACTGGAAGCCCTGAAAACCGTCAACGACCCTGAGCTACATAAGGACCTGGTGTCGCTGGGGATGGTCGAGCAAATTGCTGTAGAAGGAAGCAAAGCCACAGTCAAAATCAACCTAACCACCCCGGCCTGCCCTCTAAAGGAAAAAATCGCGGGGGACGTGCGCGCGGCCCTTGGCAAGATTGGTGCGAGCGAGGTCGAAGTGCATTTTGGCGCCCAGGTGCGCGGGCCTCAGAACCTGCCTCTGCCCGGCATCAAGCACATTGTGGCGATCGGCTCGGGCAAGGGGGGCGTGGGCAAAAGCACCGTTGCTGCCAACCTGGCCATCGCGCTGGCCCAGGAAGGCGCCCGTGTGGGTTTGCTGGACGCCGACATCTACGGCCCCAGCCAGGCTCAGATGTTTGGCACCCAGGGTGAGAAGTTGCGCGTAGACGAGCAAAAGCGGATGGTTCCGCTAAAGCGCTATGGCATCAAGCTCATCAGCATCGCCAACATCGTCCCGCCGGGCCAGGCCATGGTCTGGCGCGGCCCCATTTTGCACGGCACCATCAAGCAATTTTTGCAGGAGGTGGCCTGGGGCGAGCTCGACTATCTAATCGTGGATTTGCCTCCTGGCACCGGTGATGTGCAACTTTCCTTATCGCAGCTCACCCAGCTTTCGGGGGGCGTCATCGTCACCACACCACAGGACGTAGCGCGCATCGACGCAGAGCGGGCATTGGACATGTTCAAGCGGGTACAGGTCAGTATCCTGGGCGTAATCGAGAACATGTCGTTTTTTGAGCAAAATGGACAAAAAACCTACATCTTTGGGCAGGGCGGGGGCCGCAAAATGGCCGAGCAATACAAAACCGCTTTCCTGGGTGAAATCCCTATTGCGCTCTCGGTGCGCGAGGGGGGCGACAGCGGCGTGCCGGTGGTGATTGGGGCCCCCGATTCGCCAGAAGCTTTGGCTTTCCGTCAGGCTGCGCGCAATTTAGCAGGTCAGTTGTCGGTACAGTCTCACCTGCTGCTGCCGATGGCCTAG